The following proteins are encoded in a genomic region of Tenacibaculum sp. 190524A05c:
- a CDS encoding CHAT domain-containing tetratricopeptide repeat protein, producing MKIKLTFLFVIFFNSCYLHGQSEFNYNLKKTPDLKIPEKRADSILFKTNLTESEIIKKAFDFSRIFYKQNNLQLAIKYAKIQNKYSKKFNLFPKHYHTSYYLIGKYYMWNDQIDSAISYYKKALKLDYYPKKIAQSLCQLAHCYRMKGELHKSLNYYKNGIELLFIHGKNISIVNHIINFSLTCNQIKTKQSAQLGIKYIRICDSIINNDINLKNGDDRCYLYNNLGNLYQIENNYNFEKAKENYLKTLKISSTKKNNYIFSLAQLNLGELYLKKNVDSSLYYLKNSQKYSLKLNNYDKNALISEIFRNFSRCYKDKRQYHSALEHIDKSLKTSFNIPLEKKLLLNNHHFEKVISRRNVVLAFKGKVEILNLIYNKTKDPKYLRESIETVNTCDAFINYTIQNSTEINTKFLWRDDVSEIYNYGVLAAYNLNDHELLNSIIEKNKAFLLTQSIKENNSEIALPHNVKQQLKTYKNSIFSLEEKSTSQKQKDSLFNIKLEFERFKDSITVLYPEHFSKRNNIQPLALEHIKTNLDSKSVILSYHLDRNNNNLFGLFTSKTGNYSFKKEIDSTFYEVAENYKRLISKSLIQKSELQEFYTTSNSLYNYLFPTKESKQFIEKKSFIVIANDILQNIPFEALNTNTSDVKYLIEDHNVSYAYSASFLEFNNALKRETSKNLAAYAPITFANQKSLEATQSEVNTIQNQIDSDLFTATKATKNNFLTSSGDYKILHLATHASSSNNPAIYFSKDTLKLHELYTHKTNADLVVLSACETNLGEIKKGEGVFSLSRGFFYSGAKSVISSLWNVNDVSTSSIMKDFYTNLDHHQSKSEALNNAKRKYLKEHSLSDKSPYYWASFVLIGDTSPTYPSTSYLFYLLGFVAFISIILFFFKKRG from the coding sequence ATGAAAATTAAGCTGACCTTCTTATTCGTAATATTTTTTAATTCCTGCTATCTTCATGGACAAAGTGAATTCAATTACAACTTAAAAAAAACACCAGACCTTAAGATTCCAGAGAAACGAGCCGATAGTATTCTTTTCAAAACTAATCTAACAGAATCTGAAATTATAAAAAAGGCATTTGATTTTTCAAGAATATTTTATAAACAGAATAACCTCCAACTAGCAATTAAATACGCTAAAATTCAAAACAAATATTCCAAAAAATTCAATCTATTTCCAAAACATTATCATACATCCTATTACCTGATAGGAAAGTATTACATGTGGAATGACCAAATAGATTCTGCTATTTCTTATTACAAAAAAGCTCTAAAACTAGACTATTATCCAAAAAAAATAGCACAATCTCTATGTCAACTTGCACACTGTTATAGAATGAAAGGAGAACTTCATAAATCTCTTAATTATTACAAAAATGGCATAGAACTTTTATTTATACATGGAAAAAATATTAGTATAGTAAACCACATAATTAATTTTTCCCTTACTTGTAACCAGATAAAAACGAAGCAATCTGCTCAACTAGGAATTAAATACATTAGAATATGCGATAGTATTATTAATAATGATATAAATTTAAAAAATGGAGATGATCGTTGTTATCTGTACAATAACTTGGGGAATTTATATCAAATAGAAAATAATTACAACTTTGAGAAAGCTAAAGAGAATTATTTGAAAACACTCAAAATTAGTTCAACGAAAAAAAACAACTACATCTTTAGTCTCGCACAATTAAATTTAGGTGAATTATATTTAAAAAAGAATGTAGATAGCTCACTCTACTATCTAAAGAATAGTCAAAAATATTCTTTGAAATTGAACAATTATGATAAGAATGCATTAATTTCAGAAATATTTAGGAATTTTTCAAGATGTTATAAAGATAAAAGACAATACCATTCTGCTCTTGAGCATATTGATAAGTCTCTAAAAACCAGTTTTAATATTCCATTAGAAAAAAAATTGCTACTAAATAATCATCACTTCGAAAAAGTAATATCTAGAAGAAATGTAGTTCTAGCTTTTAAAGGAAAAGTTGAAATTCTTAATCTAATTTATAATAAAACTAAAGATCCAAAATATTTAAGAGAATCTATTGAAACGGTTAATACTTGTGATGCCTTTATTAATTATACGATTCAAAATAGTACAGAAATTAACACCAAATTCTTGTGGAGAGACGATGTATCAGAAATATATAACTATGGTGTATTAGCAGCTTACAATTTGAATGATCATGAGCTTTTAAATTCTATCATAGAAAAAAACAAAGCTTTTTTATTGACTCAAAGTATTAAGGAAAATAATTCCGAGATTGCATTACCTCACAATGTAAAACAACAGCTAAAAACATATAAAAACTCTATATTTTCTCTTGAGGAAAAATCAACTTCTCAAAAACAAAAAGATTCATTATTTAATATCAAATTAGAATTTGAGCGATTTAAAGATTCAATAACAGTTCTATATCCTGAACACTTTTCAAAAAGGAATAATATTCAACCATTAGCTCTGGAACACATTAAAACCAATTTAGATTCAAAATCTGTTATACTATCTTATCATTTAGACAGAAACAACAATAATTTATTTGGGTTATTTACTTCTAAAACGGGTAATTATTCTTTTAAAAAGGAAATAGATTCAACATTTTACGAAGTAGCTGAAAATTACAAACGACTAATCTCCAAGTCGTTAATTCAAAAATCAGAATTGCAAGAATTCTATACAACCTCAAATTCTTTGTATAACTACCTTTTCCCTACAAAAGAATCTAAACAATTCATTGAAAAGAAAAGTTTTATCGTTATCGCCAATGATATTTTACAGAACATTCCTTTTGAAGCTTTAAATACCAATACTTCTGATGTAAAATATTTAATAGAAGACCATAATGTTAGTTATGCTTACTCAGCATCTTTTTTAGAGTTCAATAATGCTCTTAAAAGAGAAACTTCAAAAAACTTAGCTGCTTACGCTCCTATTACTTTTGCAAATCAAAAATCATTAGAAGCAACACAATCTGAAGTCAACACTATACAAAACCAAATTGATAGTGATCTTTTCACGGCAACTAAAGCAACTAAAAATAATTTCTTAACCAGCAGTGGAGATTATAAAATCTTACATTTGGCAACTCATGCCAGCTCTTCTAATAATCCTGCTATTTATTTTTCTAAAGACACTTTAAAGCTTCATGAATTGTATACACATAAAACAAATGCTGATTTGGTTGTGTTAAGTGCCTGTGAAACGAATTTGGGAGAAATCAAAAAAGGAGAAGGTGTATTTAGTCTATCTCGAGGATTCTTCTATTCTGGTGCTAAATCTGTAATTTCTTCTTTATGGAATGTGAATGATGTTTCTACTTCTAGTATTATGAAAGATTTTTATACTAACCTTGATCATCATCAATCAAAATCTGAAGCATTAAATAATGCTAAACGTAAGTATTTAAAAGAACATTCTCTTTCTGATAAATCGCCTTATTATTGGGCTTCTTTTGTACTTATTGGAGACACCTCTCCTACATATCCATCAACGTCTTATCTTTTCTATTTACTAGGCTTTGTAGCCTTTATTTCAATTATTTTATTTTTTTTCAAAAAAAGAGGGTAA
- a CDS encoding ParA family protein, translating to MGKIISVCNQKGGVGKTTTCVNLSAALGVLEKKVLVIDTDPLANASTSFGFSSKKLNNPSLQFMDFTSVIRNNIIKTNSPNVDLLPFIEDLNLFKRTTEVSKFNSALQSIHKSYDYVIIDCVPFFKAKNLDILTTSNSVIIPVQCDYYALEGLHKFLKTIRFTQKKLNKDLYIEGFLLTMYNKRLNLSNQVASYMKNYFNDLVFNTIINRSSKITQAPGYGQSVLEFDINSDGAKCYLQLAGEIITKEPILSEAPIIPEEKESMFNTKQLTKTSDCELENDSLFEKILQTTTVVGFEDKPSSFPKNFDSLINLQKSYVKKILGTCYKNHFGNVWVYKINKSKLFKKKFLYLYFKNDCVSHYTTKWFSKV from the coding sequence ATGGGCAAAATAATCTCCGTTTGTAACCAAAAAGGAGGTGTAGGTAAAACTACTACCTGTGTAAACCTGTCCGCTGCTTTAGGAGTTCTTGAAAAAAAAGTTTTAGTTATCGATACAGATCCTTTAGCAAATGCCTCTACATCTTTTGGGTTTTCTTCTAAGAAGTTAAATAATCCGTCATTACAGTTTATGGATTTTACTTCTGTGATTAGGAACAACATTATTAAAACAAATTCTCCGAATGTAGATTTACTGCCTTTTATTGAAGATTTAAACTTATTTAAAAGAACAACAGAAGTTTCAAAGTTTAATTCTGCTTTACAATCTATTCACAAATCTTATGATTATGTGATTATTGATTGTGTGCCATTTTTTAAAGCTAAAAATCTTGATATTTTAACTACATCAAACTCGGTTATAATTCCTGTTCAATGTGATTATTATGCTTTGGAAGGATTGCATAAATTTTTAAAAACAATACGATTCACACAAAAGAAATTAAATAAAGATCTTTATATCGAAGGGTTTCTATTAACCATGTATAATAAGAGATTAAACCTCTCCAATCAGGTTGCTAGTTACATGAAGAATTATTTTAATGATTTAGTGTTTAATACCATAATTAATAGAAGTTCTAAAATCACACAAGCTCCTGGTTACGGACAAAGTGTTTTAGAATTTGACATTAATAGTGACGGAGCAAAATGCTATTTACAACTAGCCGGAGAAATTATTACAAAAGAACCAATACTTTCAGAAGCACCTATAATTCCTGAAGAAAAAGAGAGTATGTTTAATACCAAACAACTCACCAAAACTTCTGACTGTGAATTAGAAAATGATAGTCTTTTTGAAAAAATTCTACAGACAACTACTGTAGTTGGTTTTGAAGATAAACCAAGTAGTTTTCCTAAAAATTTTGATTCACTTATCAACCTGCAAAAGTCTTATGTAAAGAAAATTTTAGGGACATGTTATAAGAATCATTTTGGAAATGTTTGGGTATACAAAATCAATAAGAGTAAATTATTTAAAAAGAAGTTTTTGTATTTATATTTCAAAAACGATTGTGTTTCACATTATACTACAAAGTGGTTTAGTAAGGTGTGA
- a CDS encoding LytTR family DNA-binding domain-containing protein, which translates to MNAVIIEDENIASRRLAKLIQEIAPEIQIIDQLTSVENSLQWFNSNDLPDLIFLDIQLNDGYGFDILDVLEDHPPVIFTTAYNEYAIRGFKYNGLDYLLKPIDKKDLERALEKYRKNHSKENTTQRNNEYEKIKSLFSKEYKKRFMIKVGNQFNTFNVEEIAYFKSHEGTIFLHTHNNQNYPIEYSIDQLEEILDPIFFFRVNRKFMVSVKAVNEIHSYFNSRLLLKLKPKEEEQVIVSRERTSNFKKWLDL; encoded by the coding sequence ATGAATGCTGTTATTATAGAAGATGAAAATATTGCCTCAAGAAGATTGGCAAAGTTAATTCAGGAAATTGCTCCTGAAATTCAAATTATAGACCAGTTGACTTCTGTTGAAAACAGTTTGCAATGGTTTAATTCTAATGATTTACCAGATTTAATATTTCTCGACATTCAATTAAATGACGGTTACGGATTTGATATTCTGGATGTTTTAGAAGATCATCCTCCAGTTATTTTTACCACTGCTTATAACGAATACGCAATCAGAGGGTTTAAATACAACGGTCTTGATTATTTATTGAAACCCATAGATAAAAAGGATTTAGAAAGAGCTCTTGAAAAATACCGTAAGAACCACAGCAAAGAAAATACTACTCAAAGAAATAACGAATATGAGAAAATAAAGAGTTTATTTTCAAAAGAATATAAAAAACGCTTCATGATTAAAGTTGGCAATCAGTTTAACACATTTAACGTAGAAGAAATTGCCTATTTCAAATCTCATGAAGGAACTATTTTTCTGCATACACACAACAACCAAAACTACCCAATAGAATACTCTATAGATCAACTTGAAGAAATTTTAGATCCTATATTCTTCTTCCGAGTAAATCGAAAATTCATGGTTTCTGTAAAAGCTGTTAATGAAATTCATTCTTACTTTAATAGTAGATTATTATTGAAATTAAAACCCAAAGAAGAAGAACAAGTAATTGTTTCTAGAGAACGAACTTCAAACTTTAAAAAATGGTTGGATTTATAA
- a CDS encoding sensor histidine kinase — protein sequence MKLSFPKISKRYLKVFAIRWMIVNIIFFLVKLTLDHKVKHDGAFHPQAIFYYFSAFFLLMTTWELNDWLIRKYAKNDVNNGLNVKSGMQILAINTIVCIPLIAIVYYVGIFEFGDLFKIETDNPWLRFRIDFFRAVVLGLSAILFNMFSFALNQKRELEHKMNRLEKEALTSKYKSLKSQISPHFLFNSLNTLTSLMYEDRDLASDFVSRLASCYRYILDNREEDLVSLEKELNFLDSFIFMMKVRHEGALTIKSDITIEPRNFSIPTLTLQMLVENALKHNYYSKEKPLLITISSNSENSIQIQNNIQVRTSEEESTKLGLKNIKNRYAFYTRDEVIVTSDERHFTVTIPLLSKEIKEISIIKAS from the coding sequence ATGAAGTTGAGCTTTCCAAAAATATCGAAACGTTATTTAAAAGTATTCGCCATAAGATGGATGATTGTGAATATTATTTTTTTCTTGGTGAAGCTGACATTAGATCATAAAGTTAAACACGATGGCGCATTTCATCCACAAGCTATATTCTATTATTTCAGTGCTTTTTTTCTTTTGATGACCACTTGGGAATTGAATGATTGGTTGATTCGAAAGTATGCAAAAAATGATGTAAACAATGGACTCAACGTTAAAAGCGGAATGCAAATTCTGGCTATCAATACTATAGTTTGTATTCCTTTAATAGCAATTGTGTACTATGTGGGTATTTTTGAATTTGGAGATCTTTTTAAAATAGAAACTGATAATCCATGGCTTCGATTTAGAATTGATTTTTTCCGAGCCGTTGTTTTAGGCCTTTCCGCAATTCTTTTTAATATGTTCTCTTTTGCACTGAATCAAAAAAGAGAGCTAGAACACAAAATGAATCGATTGGAGAAAGAAGCATTAACCTCAAAATACAAATCTTTAAAGAGTCAAATTAGTCCGCACTTTTTATTTAATAGCTTAAATACTTTAACGTCTTTGATGTATGAAGATCGAGATTTAGCTTCCGATTTTGTTTCAAGATTAGCTTCTTGTTATCGATATATTTTAGATAACAGAGAAGAAGATTTAGTTAGCTTAGAAAAAGAGTTAAACTTTTTAGATTCCTTTATTTTCATGATGAAAGTTCGTCATGAAGGTGCGCTAACTATAAAAAGCGACATCACAATTGAACCTAGAAATTTCAGTATTCCAACATTAACACTTCAAATGTTAGTAGAAAATGCCTTGAAACACAATTATTACTCTAAAGAAAAACCATTATTAATCACTATTAGTTCTAATTCCGAAAATAGTATTCAAATTCAAAATAACATACAGGTTAGAACTTCAGAAGAAGAATCAACTAAACTAGGATTGAAAAATATTAAAAATAGATACGCCTTTTATACCAGAGATGAAGTAATTGTAACATCGGATGAAAGACATTTCACTGTTACTATTCCTTTACTTTCGAAAGAAATAAAGGAAATTTCAATAATTAAAGCTTCCTAA
- a CDS encoding TonB-dependent receptor — translation MKNFLLVVFLCFQVLVQGQNNGVIKGSVIDKQSEIPLVGATVELLGAEQPTGVSTDIDGYFKLQNVPLGRRTVRVSFVGYESVTIPNVVVTSGKDAVINISLKEAFDSLEEIVISSATKKDKAINTLTSVSARQFSLEEVTRFSGGRADVGRLAANLAGVSSPDDSRNDIVIRGNSPVGLLWRLEGIPIPNPNHFAAFGSTGGPVSAVNTNMLKNSDFITSAFPAEYGNAIGGVFDLGFRKGNKDEYEYTLQAGAFSGLEAMAEGPLGKNNGSFLVAGRYSLVGLIGAGAGGASSATPNYYDISYNIDFGKSKFGNFSLFGIFGNSDIDFLGDSIDEDDLFAAEDEDLFVKSGLGVFGLKHQITIGESSYLKTIISNSFTKSDIFSDRYINKNTAQERVIRYLEADNIEDRWSFSTLFNSKLSNKNTLRAGVLVESFNIDTTLKDREGQPDLNNDLDPDLVTIRDVDENMTIVQPFVQGQFRFTENLTLNAGLHSQYSTLNEQFVVEPRAGVNYKLSKNHSISFGYGLHYQPISSAILFLNENVNGQSVQTNKDLDFVQSNHFVLGYDAKLGRSWRSKVEVYYQDISNAAVEPFSSSYSSLTEGADFEFDDNRVSLVNDGTGFNRGIELTLEKFFSDGYYGLLTTSFFESKYKGSDGVERNTPFNNGYVVNLLTGREFSIGKSGKDVLFFDTRVSFSGGRYYTPIDLNASVQAGFEILQEDLAFSQQYDDYFRWDLKFGIKLNSKNKKQSHQFYLDIQNVTDRDNVFVRRYNRLTNEVNQVDQIGFFPDFGYRFQF, via the coding sequence ATGAAAAATTTTCTTCTCGTCGTATTTCTTTGTTTTCAAGTTCTAGTACAAGGACAAAATAACGGGGTTATTAAAGGAAGTGTTATTGATAAACAATCTGAAATTCCTTTAGTAGGAGCAACGGTTGAATTATTAGGTGCTGAACAACCAACTGGAGTATCTACTGATATTGACGGATATTTTAAATTACAAAATGTTCCATTAGGTAGAAGAACTGTAAGAGTAAGTTTTGTTGGTTATGAATCTGTAACTATTCCAAATGTTGTAGTTACTTCAGGTAAAGATGCTGTAATCAATATTTCATTAAAGGAAGCATTTGATAGTTTAGAAGAAATCGTAATTAGTTCTGCTACCAAAAAGGACAAAGCAATTAATACCTTAACTTCTGTTTCAGCAAGGCAGTTTAGTTTAGAAGAGGTTACTCGTTTTTCTGGCGGACGTGCTGATGTAGGAAGATTGGCAGCTAATTTAGCAGGAGTTTCGTCTCCAGATGATAGCCGAAATGATATTGTAATTCGAGGAAATTCTCCTGTTGGATTATTATGGAGACTGGAAGGAATTCCTATTCCAAATCCAAATCACTTTGCTGCTTTTGGAAGTACAGGAGGTCCAGTTTCTGCTGTAAACACAAACATGCTGAAAAACTCAGATTTTATCACTTCAGCTTTTCCTGCAGAATACGGAAATGCAATTGGAGGTGTTTTTGACCTTGGTTTTAGAAAAGGGAATAAAGATGAATATGAATATACACTGCAAGCTGGAGCGTTTTCTGGTCTTGAAGCTATGGCTGAAGGTCCGCTAGGAAAAAATAATGGCTCGTTTTTAGTTGCCGGACGATATTCATTAGTTGGATTAATTGGAGCAGGAGCTGGTGGAGCTTCTTCTGCAACACCAAATTATTATGACATTTCTTATAATATAGACTTCGGTAAAAGTAAATTCGGAAACTTTTCATTGTTTGGAATCTTTGGGAATTCAGATATTGACTTTTTAGGAGATAGTATTGATGAAGATGATTTGTTTGCAGCAGAAGATGAAGATTTATTTGTGAAATCAGGATTAGGAGTATTTGGTTTGAAGCATCAAATTACAATTGGTGAAAGTTCTTATTTAAAAACTATAATTTCTAATTCGTTTACAAAAAGTGATATTTTCTCAGACCGATATATTAATAAAAACACTGCGCAAGAAAGAGTAATTAGGTATTTGGAAGCTGACAACATAGAAGATAGGTGGTCATTTTCTACATTATTTAATTCTAAGTTGAGTAATAAAAACACACTAAGAGCTGGTGTGTTGGTTGAGAGTTTTAACATCGATACAACGCTAAAGGATAGAGAAGGACAGCCAGATTTAAATAACGATTTAGATCCTGATTTAGTAACAATTCGTGATGTAGATGAGAATATGACTATTGTTCAACCATTTGTTCAAGGTCAGTTTCGCTTTACCGAGAATTTAACGTTGAACGCTGGATTACATAGTCAGTATAGTACGCTTAATGAACAATTTGTAGTAGAGCCTAGAGCTGGGGTGAATTACAAGTTGTCTAAAAATCATAGCATAAGTTTTGGATACGGATTGCATTATCAACCAATTTCGTCAGCTATTTTATTTTTAAATGAAAATGTAAACGGACAATCAGTTCAAACGAATAAAGATTTGGATTTTGTTCAAAGCAATCATTTTGTATTAGGCTATGATGCTAAGTTGGGAAGAAGTTGGAGAAGTAAAGTAGAGGTATATTATCAAGATATTTCCAATGCGGCAGTTGAGCCTTTTTCTTCAAGTTATTCGTCATTAACAGAAGGCGCAGATTTCGAGTTTGATGATAATAGAGTTTCCTTAGTAAATGATGGGACTGGTTTTAATCGAGGAATAGAATTGACTCTAGAAAAGTTTTTTAGCGATGGATATTACGGATTGTTAACAACTTCTTTTTTTGAAAGTAAATATAAAGGAAGTGATGGTGTTGAAAGAAATACTCCGTTTAATAATGGTTATGTTGTAAATCTATTAACAGGTAGAGAATTTAGTATCGGTAAATCTGGAAAAGATGTGTTGTTTTTCGATACGAGGGTTTCATTTTCTGGAGGTAGATATTATACGCCAATTGATTTGAATGCTTCAGTGCAGGCGGGGTTTGAGATTTTACAGGAAGATTTAGCGTTCAGTCAGCAATATGATGATTATTTCCGTTGGGATTTAAAGTTTGGAATTAAATTGAATAGTAAAAACAAAAAGCAATCGCATCAATTTTACTTAGATATTCAGAACGTTACGGATAGAGATAATGTTTTTGTAAGAAGGTATAACCGATTAACGAATGAAGTCAATCAAGTAGATCAAATTGGTTTCTTCCCAGATTTTGGGTATCGATTCCAGTTTTAG
- the aroC gene encoding chorismate synthase — MFNSFGNILRLTSFGESHGVAIGGVIDGFPAGIEIDFDAVQKELDRRKPGQSKIVTQRKEPDTVEFLSGIFEGKSTGMPIGFVIKNTNQKSKDYSHNTNVYRPSHADYTYDKKYGIRDHRGGGRTSARETANWVVAGALAKQMLSQIEINAFTSSVGEIFMNKPYQDLDFSKTESNIVRCPDENSAEAMIAKIQEIRKAGDTIGGTITCVAQNVPVGLGEPIFHKLHAELGKAMLSINAVKGFEFGSGFCGAKMKGSEHNDIFNTDGTTQSNLSGGIQGGVSNGMDIYFRVAFKPVATIMQNQSTINSEGEATEIHGKGRHDPCVVPRAVPIVEALTALVIADFVLMNRTRKA; from the coding sequence ATGTTCAATTCTTTTGGAAATATTTTAAGACTTACTTCTTTCGGGGAATCACATGGTGTAGCAATTGGTGGAGTTATTGATGGCTTTCCTGCTGGTATTGAAATTGATTTTGACGCCGTTCAGAAAGAGTTGGACAGACGTAAACCGGGGCAATCAAAAATTGTAACTCAACGTAAAGAACCAGATACTGTAGAGTTTTTATCTGGAATTTTTGAAGGGAAATCAACAGGAATGCCTATTGGTTTTGTTATAAAAAACACAAACCAAAAGAGTAAAGACTACAGTCATAACACAAATGTGTATAGGCCTTCTCACGCGGATTATACCTATGATAAAAAATATGGAATTCGGGATCATAGAGGAGGAGGAAGAACTTCTGCTAGAGAAACTGCAAATTGGGTTGTTGCTGGTGCATTAGCTAAGCAAATGCTGAGTCAGATAGAAATAAATGCATTTACTTCTTCTGTAGGAGAAATCTTTATGAATAAACCATATCAAGATTTAGATTTTTCTAAAACAGAGAGTAATATTGTTCGTTGTCCAGATGAGAATTCTGCCGAAGCGATGATTGCTAAAATCCAAGAAATTAGAAAAGCTGGAGATACAATTGGAGGAACAATTACTTGTGTTGCTCAAAATGTTCCCGTAGGTTTAGGAGAGCCAATTTTCCACAAACTACATGCAGAATTAGGAAAAGCAATGTTATCTATAAATGCAGTAAAAGGTTTTGAATTTGGAAGTGGATTCTGCGGTGCTAAAATGAAAGGTTCTGAGCATAATGATATCTTTAATACAGATGGAACTACTCAATCGAACTTATCTGGAGGAATTCAAGGAGGAGTTTCTAATGGAATGGATATTTACTTTAGAGTAGCATTCAAACCAGTAGCTACAATTATGCAAAATCAATCTACAATTAACTCAGAAGGAGAAGCTACAGAAATTCACGGAAAAGGAAGACATGATCCTTGTGTTGTTCCAAGAGCTGTTCCTATTGTTGAAGCATTAACGGCCTTAGTTATTGCTGATTTTGTATTAATGAACAGAACAAGAAAAGCTTAA